The Tissierellales bacterium nucleotide sequence TGGAAGAATTCAAAGCTTCTCTTGGATTGTTTAAAGGTATTTCCTTATTGTCCTTTATAATAGTACCTGATGATTCATAAAGAGCCATAATTCCATTGGCTATGCCTATTTTCCCTTGACCAGCTAGGCCACCAATCCCTAAAATTTCACCTTTTTTCACTTCCAGATCTATACCTTTAACTATTTCCCCTGGCATATTAACTTTAAAGTTCTTAAGCTTTAAAATAGATTCATCTTCAATTATTTTATTTTTATCATCTTTTTTAGAAATATTAACTTCTCTACCTACCATGGAACGAGCTATTTCTACAATACTTGTTTTTTCTGTTTCCACAGTATCTATGACTTGGCCATCTCTTAATATGGTAATAGAATCTGTAAGTTCTGTTATCTCATTAAGTCTATGAGAAATAAATAAGATTGATATTCCCATGTTAGAAAGTTTTTTTATTACTTCTAAAAATTGAGAGGCTTCAGATTCAGCTAGAACTGCAGTAGGTTCATCTAATATTAAAAGTTTCAAGTGCTCTTTATCAATTTCCCTAGCAATTTCTATAAATTGCATATATCCAACAGGTAAACCTGCAACGGGTAAATATTCATCAACAGATATATTCAATTTACTTAAGGAAGCTTTGGCCTCCTTATTCATAATATTTTTATCCAGTTTCTCTAATGTTTTGCCAAAAATTTTGCTTATAAATGTAGGGGTAGTTCTTTCTCTATTTAGTTTAATGTTTTCAGTAACTGTAAATCCGGGAATAAGCATAAACTCCTGATGTACCATACCTATGCCCATATCCATAGCCTCATTAGGAGAAGTAGGAAGAAATTCTTTGTCATTAAATATTATTTCTCCTTTAAATCCACCAGTAGAATGAATAACAGGCATTCCGAATAATATATTCATTAAAGTAGATTTACCAGCACCATTTTCTCCAACAAGACCATGAATTTCCCCCTCTTTTATAGATAGAGAAACATTATCTAAAACTCTATTTTGGGAGTAATCTTTAGTTATATTCTTCATTTGAAGTAACTCCATTTCCTAACCTCCTTGTATTAAAAAGAAGGAGGCCGTATCTACGACCTCTCAACTTAAAATATTTGTGAATCCATAATGAGTAGTAAGAAATTTTCTTTATCGTCATCAATAGGTCTAATTTCAACATTATCTTCTACTATATCTTGAAGGATGGATAACATAGCATCTTCATCAAATTTTTCTATCTCGTCTTTAGCATAAGATACAGCATATTTAGTTCCAGCTTCTATCATAGTCATATTAGCAGGATGACTCCAAGTTCCAAACCTTCCAGTTCCATCTTTCTCAGCAATTTTTTTAGTTATTTCTTCTGTCATATACTCTAGATCTCCAGCTTTGTCTTCAGGGATTTCAATTCCTAAGGCACCTGGATAAGCATGATATGGGCTTGGACAACATTGTTCTGGATATATTGCCCCTGTTTCTAATGCTGATTTAATTAAAGGTTCTTGCATCCCACAATTAGTGTTAAAGAAGGCAGTATCTTCGCCATAGGTTTCAACTTGTCTTGGAACATCTTCTAGCATAAATTGTTGAGCTCCTGGTATACCAGCATCTCCTAGGGGATCTGGTGTATCTATTTCTACAAACTTAAGACCTAACTCTTCAGCAGTTTCTTTCATAATATCTCGTCTTTGTGATAATAATTCCATAGACATATGTCTTGGAAATGAATAGTGAATAAAAGTTTTTGCTCCCATTTCTTCGGCTGTTTCAACAATTGATTTTCCACGTTTTAATTGGTCGGGTTCTAATAAGATATCAGCGCGAGAGGCTATAGTGTCAGGATCCTCATGAGGTGCTCCTAATACAAATAGTATATCATCTCTACTTTCTTCAATCTTATCAATGGCAGCTGCAGTCCCAGTGACTGCTTGACATATAACTATTGCCTTAATTTCCGGGTCAGTGGCTAAACCAGCAATTTGAGAAATTGTAGTTTCTTGTTCTTGGTCAAATTTGTCTGGATATGTAATGTGGGTTATTACATCTTCACCATATTCAGCAACCATTTTTTCAGCTGCCCTAAACTCTTCTTCTCCTTGGGATACTGTTCCCGTAACTATTCCAATTTTAAAATTGGAACCTTTTTCTCCACCAGTTGAAGTCTCTTTTTTTCCGCAACCAGTAGTACTAATTACTAATAAAACAATTAATAATAGTGCTAAAAATTTCTTTTTCAAAATATTCCCTCCTTTATAATTATAAAAATTAAATTAGTAAAAATAAAGTACCATAAAACAGATAATTTAGAAAATGCTTAAAAATCAGAAAATTAGACATAGTATAAATTGGACGGTAAAAACACATGGTGTTATCTATAGTTATACTAAGACCTCTATATATTAAGTATATGTTAGAAGTATTTTTTATAGTATAGTTCACTTAAAGGAATATGTCAACACTTTAATTGGGTAAATCGACAAAATGTTTAAAAAAGATGTTATTTATTCAATCATAACAATATTTTGAATATTCTGCAATGAAAAATAGAAAAAGGCTGTACTTATATATAAAAACTTTGATAATATTAAAGAAAGACTATTAAAGGAGGTATTTATATGGTTAAGTTTAAAGATTTTCAATATAAAAGACCAGATATGGAAACAGTAGAAAAAGAGTTTATGGATCTTCTTGGAAAATTTGACGGAAGTAAATCTTCTGAAGAACAAAATGAAATTATTAAAAAAATTGATAGTTTAAAAAAAGAAATAAGGTCAATGGGAAGCCTTGTACATATTAGGCATACTATTGATACGGAAGATGAGTTTTATACGAAAGAAATGGATTTTATTAATGAAGCTAATCCTGTTTTTGAGGGACTTGTGTCTAAATATTATGAGGCCTTAGTTAATTCTAAATTTAGAGATGAACTAGAAAAGACATGGGGTAAGCAGTTATTTACTTTAGCAGAGCTCCAACTTAAAACTTTCCGAGAAGAAGTTATTAATGATTTAATTAAAGAAAATAAATTAGCAACAGAGTATGGAAAGTTAATAGCATCGGCTAAAATAGACTTTGAAGGGGAAGAAAGAAATTTATCTCAAATGCAGCCTTTTATTCAATCTAAGGATAGAGATATGAGGAAAAGAGCTTATGAGGCATATATAAGCTTTTTTGAGGAAAATGAAAAAGAATTTGATAGGATTTATAATGATTTAGTGAAGGTTAGACATACCATTGCTAAAAAACTTGGATATGAGAATTTTGTAGAACTAGGATATGCAAGAATGTCTAGATCTGATTATGATTCAAAAATGGTAGCAAATTATAGAAAGCAAGTTTTAGATGAGTTAGTGCCAATAGTTGTAGAATTAAAAGAGAGACAAAGAAAAAGATTGGGACTTAATGAATTTAAATACTATGATGAACCTTTAGAATATTTAACAGGAAATGCTACACCTAAGGGAGAACCAGAGTGGATAGTTAATAATGGTAGAAAGATGTATAAAGAACTTTCTAAAGAAACAGATGAATTCTTTACTTTTATGGTAGAAAATGAACTAATGGATTTAGTTAGTAAAAAAGGAAAAGCTAGTGGAGGATATTGTACTTATATTCCTAAATATGAATCGCCTTTTATATTCTCTAATTTTAATGGCACTAGTGGAGATGTAGATGTCTTGACCCATGAGGCAGGTCATGCTTTTCAAGTTTATTTAAGTAGAGACCAAATTTTAGATGAATACTATGGTCCTACATTAGAAGCATGTGAAATTCACTCTATGAGTATGGAGTTTTTAACTTGGCCTTGGATGGAATTATTCTTTGAAGATGAAGTGGAAAAATATAAATTTAGTCATCTAAGTGGGGCCGTAAACTTTATTCCTTATGGTGTTACAGTAGATGAATTTCAACATTTTGTATACGAAAACCCAGAAGCTACTCCAGAAGAAAGAAAGGCAAAGTGGAGGGAAATTGAGAAAAAATATCTTCCTTTTAGAGATTATGGAGATAATGAATTTTTAGAAAGGGGTGGCTATTGGTTTAGACAAGGACATATATTTGAAGCACCATTTTACTATATTGACTATACATTAGCCCAAGTATGTGCTTTTCAATTCTGGATTAAGGCTATGGATAATAGAGATAAAGCTTGGGAAGATTATTTAAGGCTTTGTAAAGCAGGGGGAAGTAAACCTTTCTTAAAATTAGTTGAGTTAGCTGGGCTAAAAAATCCATTTGAAGATGGAACAATTAAAGAGGTAGTTAAGCCTATAAAAGAATGGCTAGATTCTGTAAATGATAGTGAATTTTAATAGATATAATAAGTAAAAGAATAGTAGAAATAAGTAGGTAATATGGGTTTCCTCTCCCATCAAAAGGAAACCCATATATATATTATTATATAGTAGGATATATTCTTTAGTTAATAATTAAAGCTCATCCATTGCAGTCCTATCATAAACTTTTACTAATGAAGCAATAGATGAAGTATATATTCATTGGTTTTATTTCATAGAAAGAGTCTTCTCTAGTACTGATAATTGAATTAAAGCGTTTTTTAAATGATAATTAAAAACTTCATCCATTTTATTTTCAGTGGCTTCTTTTTGAATAGGTATTTCTTTATTATATTTCTTTTCTAATAGCTCTTTATTTTCATTGTTAATTAAAGAGGTACTTTCTAAATTAGTCATAAGTTCTAAATGTATATATAATTCTTCAAATATAATAAATAAGTTTTTAAAGGTAGCATACCTTTCATCGGTACATATTTTTAATTCGAATTCTTCTTTTAAAGTATAATAATTTTTTTCTAGTACTGTAAGTTCATCTTTAATTTGTTCAAGCTCTACTTCTGTATTTTCCCAAGTTAAGCCTTCTATAAATTGATTACTCTCTTGTAGCATTTGATGGAAAGAGGACTTCATGTTTCTTTCTATATCTGGTGGAGATATGAAATAGTTTACAAGCATCCCCACTATTATCCCTAGAAAAGTATCTAAAGCTCTAAAAACACTGTAATTTAATCTACTGCCTTCATCTTGATTTAACATAATAGCCATAAATACAATACAGGATATTGAAATGGCTTTTTTCCAGTCTAAAATATTACATAAATATATAATTATAATAATTCCGATTCCAATAATAAATGGATTATTTGGGGCCATAATAGAAAAAATAAGTCCTATTATTGCACCTAAGACAGTACCTAGCATTCTATTTTTTCCCGCTTCCCAGGAACCAGATACTGAACTTTGCATAG carries:
- a CDS encoding M3 family oligoendopeptidase, giving the protein MVKFKDFQYKRPDMETVEKEFMDLLGKFDGSKSSEEQNEIIKKIDSLKKEIRSMGSLVHIRHTIDTEDEFYTKEMDFINEANPVFEGLVSKYYEALVNSKFRDELEKTWGKQLFTLAELQLKTFREEVINDLIKENKLATEYGKLIASAKIDFEGEERNLSQMQPFIQSKDRDMRKRAYEAYISFFEENEKEFDRIYNDLVKVRHTIAKKLGYENFVELGYARMSRSDYDSKMVANYRKQVLDELVPIVVELKERQRKRLGLNEFKYYDEPLEYLTGNATPKGEPEWIVNNGRKMYKELSKETDEFFTFMVENELMDLVSKKGKASGGYCTYIPKYESPFIFSNFNGTSGDVDVLTHEAGHAFQVYLSRDQILDEYYGPTLEACEIHSMSMEFLTWPWMELFFEDEVEKYKFSHLSGAVNFIPYGVTVDEFQHFVYENPEATPEERKAKWREIEKKYLPFRDYGDNEFLERGGYWFRQGHIFEAPFYYIDYTLAQVCAFQFWIKAMDNRDKAWEDYLRLCKAGGSKPFLKLVELAGLKNPFEDGTIKEVVKPIKEWLDSVNDSEF
- a CDS encoding sugar ABC transporter ATP-binding protein codes for the protein MELLQMKNITKDYSQNRVLDNVSLSIKEGEIHGLVGENGAGKSTLMNILFGMPVIHSTGGFKGEIIFNDKEFLPTSPNEAMDMGIGMVHQEFMLIPGFTVTENIKLNRERTTPTFISKIFGKTLEKLDKNIMNKEAKASLSKLNISVDEYLPVAGLPVGYMQFIEIAREIDKEHLKLLILDEPTAVLAESEASQFLEVIKKLSNMGISILFISHRLNEITELTDSITILRDGQVIDTVETEKTSIVEIARSMVGREVNISKKDDKNKIIEDESILKLKNFKVNMPGEIVKGIDLEVKKGEILGIGGLAGQGKIGIANGIMALYESSGTIIKDNKEIPLNNPREALNSSIAFLSEDRRGVGLLLNDSIEFNIASSALEIQKKFLKKIGPLNLIDEKLIRKHSLRMIEELDIRCTGPNQNTRYLSGGNQQKVCIARALTLEPDLLLVSEPTRGIDIGAKNLVLDTLVTLNRELNMTIIITSSELGELRQLSDRIAIIYDGRINGILPPNASDEEFGLLMAGESLDKVVS
- a CDS encoding DUF3798 domain-containing protein, with translation MKKKFLALLLIVLLVISTTGCGKKETSTGGEKGSNFKIGIVTGTVSQGEEEFRAAEKMVAEYGEDVITHITYPDKFDQEQETTISQIAGLATDPEIKAIVICQAVTGTAAAIDKIEESRDDILFVLGAPHEDPDTIASRADILLEPDQLKRGKSIVETAEEMGAKTFIHYSFPRHMSMELLSQRRDIMKETAEELGLKFVEIDTPDPLGDAGIPGAQQFMLEDVPRQVETYGEDTAFFNTNCGMQEPLIKSALETGAIYPEQCCPSPYHAYPGALGIEIPEDKAGDLEYMTEEITKKIAEKDGTGRFGTWSHPANMTMIEAGTKYAVSYAKDEIEKFDEDAMLSILQDIVEDNVEIRPIDDDKENFLLLIMDSQIF
- a CDS encoding aromatic acid exporter family protein — encoded protein: MKKIGMRTIKTGIAIFLVLSISKILNINNPLFAGIATLITMQSSVSGSWEAGKNRMLGTVLGAIIGLIFSIMAPNNPFIIGIGIIIIIYLCNILDWKKAISISCIVFMAIMLNQDEGSRLNYSVFRALDTFLGIIVGMLVNYFISPPDIERNMKSSFHQMLQESNQFIEGLTWENTEVELEQIKDELTVLEKNYYTLKEEFELKICTDERYATFKNLFIIFEELYIHLELMTNLESTSLINNENKELLEKKYNKEIPIQKEATENKMDEVFNYHLKNALIQLSVLEKTLSMK